One region of Salvia miltiorrhiza cultivar Shanhuang (shh) chromosome 3, IMPLAD_Smil_shh, whole genome shotgun sequence genomic DNA includes:
- the LOC131018657 gene encoding uncharacterized protein LOC131018657 has translation MIKKELQNMWNISSPWQLIPLGKGYYTIVFQNAEDKQRAKAKLIWEVFNGHLRLREWAKNFDPFKELSSLANVWIRIHYLPIEYWHAEVLAGIARFVGHPLKIDGASITRDFGQFARVLVELDMSKSLPTTLLFDGGDYSFHVEFTYEYLPYYCSKCKITGHSPDKCRKANLPVEATMKPSGKQQAIAKQWQEVSEPGISGGESIPVGLQSEQVRASPAHGNNLIRQEVVEEQHAVQQKVSSCAATLIENSFAALESSEQVVTSHEDVNERDDRILSGPDSLEVVLVPVTSEHQLDDNDEDVDEDIEMETPNGVVNLAKNVAAAAEEGNSLRNETLALKDAVAEKQSEVGTDGFVSEQVHSPIQKEVVGDKQSNPTPEDIAGRISRLEEQVNQGMLLLSEPKRGRGRPKGSGKGSELGHAVPTDSIKNRLKNAEGLGFQPSNFVVDHSSSNTMRTMNNIANLRWSDVIAMENDRNKDDYHSNMDFNI, from the coding sequence ATGATTAAAAAGGAGCTTCAGAACATGTGGAATATCAGTTCGCCTTGGCAACTCATTCCTTTGGGTAAAGGATACTATACCATAGTCTTCCAGAACGCAGAGGATAAACAACGAGCTAAAGCCAAGTTGATTTGGGAAGTTTTTAATGGACATCTCCGCCTTCGCGAGTGGGCGAAGAACTTTGATCCGTTTAAAGAACTCTCGTCGTTGGCAAACGTTTGGATTCGTATACATTATTTGCCTATCGAATATTGGCATGCGGAGGTGCTGGCTGGAATTGCACGTTTCGTGGGCCATCCGCTGAAGATTGATGGTGCTTCGATTACTCGAGATTTCGGACAGTTCGCTCGTGTTCTTGTGGAGTTAGATATGTCCAAATCTCTCCCTACTACGCTTCTATTTGATGGGGGTGACTATTCTTTTCATGTTGAGTTTACTTACGAGTACTTACCGTATTATTGTTCCAAGTGTAAGATCACGGGGCATTCTCCCGATAAGTGTCGTAAAGCTAATCTGCCAGTGGAGGCTACTATGAAGCCGTCTGGAAAACAACAAGCAATAGCGAAACAATGGCAGGAGGTTTCTGAGCCAGGGATTTCTGGGGGTGAATCGATTCCGGTGGGGCTACAATCTGAACAGGTGCGGGCTTCACCAGCACATGGAAATAACTTGATACGACAAGAGGTTGTCGAGGAACAGCATGCGGTGCAGCAGAAGGTCTCATCATGCGCTGCAACCCTTATTGAGAATAGTTTTGCTGCTTTAGAGTCGAGTGAGCAGGTTGTGACGTCCCATGAGGATGTGAACGAGAGGGATGACCGTATTTTGTCAGGGCCTGATTCGTTGGAAGTTGTGCTAGTCCCGGTAACTTCGGAGCATCAACTGGATGACAACGATGAGGATGTGGATGAGGATATAGAGATGGAGACACCGAATGGAGTCGTGAATCTTGCGAAGAATGTGGCAGCTGCTGCAGAGGAGGGCAATAGCTTGCGGAATGAAACTTTGGCGCTTAAGGATGCAGTGGCGGAGAAGCAGTCGGAGGTTGGGACAGATGGTTTTGTGAGTGAGCAGGTTCATTCTCCGATTCAAAAGGAGGTTGTTGGAGATAAGCAGTCCAATCCTACTCCGGAGGATATTGCTGGTCGTATAagtcggttagaggagcaggttaatcaAGGGATGTTATTGCTCTCGGAGCCgaagcgcggacgtggccgTCCAAAAGGCTCGGGAAAAGGAAGTGAGCTTGGTCATGCAGTTCCGACTGATAGCATTAAAAACCGCCTCAAAAATGCGGAGGGTCTTGGATTTCAGCCGAGCAACTTCGTTGTTGATCATAGTAGCAGCAACACGATGCGTACTATGAACAATATTGCGAACCTCCGTTGGTCGGATGTAATTGCCATGGAAAATGATCGCAACAAGGATGATTATCATTCCAATATggattttaatatttga